From the genome of Miscanthus floridulus cultivar M001 chromosome 10, ASM1932011v1, whole genome shotgun sequence, one region includes:
- the LOC136486174 gene encoding protein FLORAL ORGAN NUMBER2-like encodes MARIFLCLAAACCCLALLPPPAQGRRPGHLAAPAAGGLGGRSRLHLLRVPEPHFDATEAAEEEPQQRGVPGKARSAWSPAAGSVRPELRAVPGGPDPLHHHGGSPSRRPEKDRTPSP; translated from the exons ATGGCCCGGATCTTCCTCTGCTTGGCGGCGGCATGTTGCTGCCTTGCGCTGCTTCCGCCGCCGGCGCAGGGCCGCCGTCCTG GTCATCTGGCGGCACCGGCAGCCGGTGGATTAGGCGGCCGCAGCAGGCTTCATCTGTTGCGTGTGCCAGAGCCACACTTTGATGCCACGGAG gcggcggaggaggagccgcagCAGCGCGGCGTGCCGGGGAAGGCGAGGTCAGCGTGGTCACCGGCGGCGGGGAGCGTGAGGCCGGAGCTGCGGGCGGTGCCCGGGGGCCCGGACCCGCTGCACCACCACGGCGGTAGCCCCAGCAGGCGGCCGGAGAAGGACCGCACCCCGTCCCCGTGA